A single genomic interval of Saccharospirillum mangrovi harbors:
- a CDS encoding peptidoglycan -binding protein — MASRRRPTTALNIWPGFVDALSALLLLLVFVVMIFTLAQVFLAQTLANRDTQLDSLSAQLADIAAALRLEQTSNEDLRSALQDSQDRGSELIEALDALQAQSDADQARLAAERANNADLEAQLSQRNERLDELGARLDASRQSLDEERTLSASARAEVERLSAAIAQLRTQLDTISAALAREEALRAERETELADLGERLNIVLAERVNELEQYRSEFFGRLRQVLVDNPDIRIEGDRFVLPSELFFDSASATLGDSGRVELTKVAATLTDITAEMPDDLNWILRIDGHTDARPISTERFPSNWELSTARAVSVVRFLADQGIPPERLAATGFGEHHPLDPANTEAAFQRNRRIEIKLTER; from the coding sequence ATGGCCAGCCGCCGCCGACCCACCACCGCACTGAACATCTGGCCGGGCTTTGTCGATGCCCTGTCGGCGCTGCTGCTGTTGCTGGTGTTTGTGGTGATGATCTTCACGCTGGCGCAGGTGTTTCTGGCGCAGACGCTCGCCAACCGCGACACCCAGCTCGACAGCCTCAGCGCGCAACTCGCCGATATCGCCGCCGCTTTGCGATTGGAACAAACCAGCAACGAGGACCTGCGTTCAGCGCTGCAAGACAGCCAGGACCGCGGCTCCGAACTGATCGAGGCGCTGGACGCCTTGCAGGCACAAAGCGACGCCGACCAAGCGCGATTGGCCGCCGAACGCGCCAACAATGCCGACTTGGAAGCTCAGCTATCGCAACGCAACGAGCGGCTGGATGAACTTGGTGCCCGTCTGGATGCCAGCCGCCAATCGCTCGATGAAGAACGTACGCTGTCGGCCAGCGCTCGCGCCGAAGTGGAACGGCTCAGCGCCGCCATCGCCCAATTAAGAACGCAGTTGGACACCATCAGTGCCGCGCTGGCGCGTGAAGAAGCGCTGCGTGCCGAACGCGAAACGGAACTGGCGGATTTGGGTGAGCGGCTGAACATCGTGCTGGCCGAACGGGTCAACGAACTCGAACAATACCGCTCCGAATTCTTTGGTCGCTTACGCCAGGTGTTGGTCGATAACCCGGACATCCGCATCGAAGGCGACCGCTTTGTCTTACCGTCGGAACTCTTTTTCGATTCGGCGTCGGCAACACTGGGCGATTCGGGCCGGGTGGAACTGACCAAGGTCGCCGCGACCTTGACCGACATCACCGCTGAAATGCCCGACGATCTGAACTGGATTTTACGCATCGACGGCCACACCGATGCCCGCCCGATCAGCACCGAGCGTTTTCCATCCAACTGGGAGTTATCGACCGCCCGGGCGGTGTCGGTAGTGCGTTTCCTGGCTGACCAAGGCATTCCACCGGAGCGGCTGGCGGCCACCGGCTTCGGCGAACACCACCCGCTCGACCCGGCCAATACCGAAGCCGCCTTCCAGCGCAACCGCCGTATTGAGATCAAACTCACCGAACGCTGA
- a CDS encoding acyltransferase → MIRAFLSNLHGALAAITLVVYTLTLGVFLYLFIILRAVLRFPAARKRFHSAITEVAEVWMGGILWWMKTLHRTRWDIGDLGKLNPKGWYLITANHQSWADIFVLFKMYHRKIPLLKFFIKKALMRVPVAGQAWWALDFPFMQRHSKAYLERHPEKAGQDLEATKKACERFSKVPTSVMNFLEGTRFDQAKHDEQQSPYRHLLKPKAGGLAFTIAALGNKFSALTNVTIAYPAGAPSFWDLMCGRMREVIVKVEELPIPPHFTSGDYQNDASFREEFQAWVTQLWERKDRLLDEMLPSQGK, encoded by the coding sequence ATGATCCGAGCCTTTTTAAGTAATCTTCACGGTGCCCTGGCGGCCATTACCCTGGTGGTCTACACCCTGACCCTGGGCGTCTTCCTTTATCTGTTCATCATCCTGCGCGCCGTGCTGCGGTTCCCTGCCGCTCGCAAGCGATTCCACAGCGCCATCACCGAGGTGGCGGAGGTGTGGATGGGCGGCATTCTGTGGTGGATGAAAACCCTGCACCGCACTCGCTGGGACATCGGCGACCTGGGTAAGCTCAACCCCAAAGGCTGGTATCTGATCACCGCCAACCATCAATCCTGGGCCGACATCTTTGTGCTGTTCAAGATGTACCACCGCAAGATTCCGCTGCTGAAATTCTTCATCAAGAAAGCCTTGATGCGCGTTCCCGTCGCCGGCCAGGCCTGGTGGGCGCTGGACTTCCCGTTTATGCAGCGCCATTCCAAGGCGTATCTGGAGAGACATCCGGAGAAGGCCGGGCAAGATCTGGAAGCCACCAAAAAGGCGTGCGAACGGTTTTCCAAAGTGCCGACCAGCGTAATGAACTTCCTCGAAGGCACCCGCTTTGACCAGGCCAAACACGACGAACAGCAGTCACCCTATCGGCATTTGCTCAAGCCGAAGGCGGGCGGTCTGGCGTTCACCATCGCCGCTTTGGGCAACAAATTCAGCGCCCTGACCAACGTCACCATCGCCTACCCGGCCGGTGCACCGTCGTTCTGGGATTTGATGTGCGGCCGTATGCGCGAAGTCATCGTCAAGGTCGAAGAACTGCCGATTCCGCCCCACTTCACCAGCGGCGACTACCAGAACGACGCCAGCTTCCGCGAAGAATTCCAGGCCTGGGTGACTCAGTTGTGGGAACGCAAAGATCGCCTGCTGGATGAAATGCTGCCGAGCCAGGGCAAGTAA
- a CDS encoding phosphotransferase family protein, with translation MSDDLAAMGVARVKRLNVQGRTVIHKTPLNRTETYFYRYLANHPQYQGPPTPEVAAWRGEGALFEYIPHPIGARETLSRDLLEPLARLHQNTIRVDSQQLFTFPWTPAEGERALQHFPKEQRGSIRQRLKPWYDEVDVLLEPQCLVSGDTNHGNWGRRASGEAVLFDWERLAQATPAIDLAPLIPGLANEAVVGNYVRLYRSAWPGCPWSEGSLVRQVMQTMALVAMEVVNILHDRQNAEVVRYQSWFNEHYLPWLGSISSSRRSLRSHN, from the coding sequence ATGTCGGACGATCTGGCAGCGATGGGCGTGGCGCGTGTCAAACGGCTGAACGTCCAGGGCCGGACCGTTATCCATAAAACCCCGTTAAACCGCACCGAAACCTATTTTTATCGTTACCTGGCAAATCACCCGCAATATCAGGGGCCGCCGACACCCGAGGTTGCGGCATGGCGAGGCGAAGGTGCGTTGTTTGAATACATTCCACATCCCATTGGCGCGCGGGAAACACTCAGTCGAGACTTGCTCGAACCCTTAGCGCGCCTGCATCAAAACACCATTCGCGTGGACTCACAGCAACTGTTTACTTTTCCCTGGACGCCAGCCGAAGGCGAGCGGGCGTTGCAGCATTTTCCCAAGGAGCAACGCGGCTCCATAAGGCAACGACTAAAACCCTGGTACGACGAAGTCGATGTGTTGCTGGAACCACAATGTCTGGTATCCGGCGATACCAACCACGGCAATTGGGGGCGACGCGCCAGTGGCGAGGCGGTGTTATTCGATTGGGAGCGGTTGGCTCAGGCAACGCCTGCCATCGATTTGGCACCCTTGATTCCGGGGTTGGCGAACGAGGCGGTGGTAGGAAATTACGTCAGGTTGTATCGCTCAGCCTGGCCCGGCTGCCCTTGGTCAGAAGGCAGCCTGGTGCGCCAGGTGATGCAAACCATGGCGCTGGTTGCCATGGAAGTGGTGAACATTCTGCACGACCGGCAGAACGCCGAAGTGGTTCGCTACCAGTCGTGGTTTAACGAACATTACTTGCCCTGGCTCGGCAGCATTTCATCCAGCAGGCGATCTTTGCGTTCCCACAACTGA